Genomic DNA from Nonomuraea rubra:
GCGGCTGCCGCGCTGGCTGCGTACGGAGCCGTACGAGAAGTGGATCAGCCCGCGGGAGATCGTCGAGCTGCTGCACCACGTCTACGAGGAGTACGACGGGCGCAGGCTGCTGGTGCCGGTCAGCGGCGGCTACGACTCGCGGCTGCTGGCGAGCGTGGCCAGGGCGCGCGGGTTCGACGTGGAGTCGTGGACGACCAGCCCCGACGACGGCACCGACACCGACATCGCCTTCGCCAGGTCGATCACCAGGGAGCTGGGCATCCCGCACCGGGTGGTCACGCAGGACGCCGCCGACTATCCGGCCGACGCGATGGAGGTGGCGCGCAGGCTGGAGTACCTGACGCCGCACCACGCCTGGTACGCCCCGTTCGCCAAGGAGGTGCACGGCGCGGGCCGGATCCTGGTCGACGGGCTGGCCGGCGGGCCGCTGCTGAAGAACTTCATGGTCAGCGGGGCCGCGCTGGAGGCCACGACGCAGGCCGAGCGGTCGGCGGCCGTGCTGGCCTCGCTCTCGCTCGGGCAGCCGACGCAGCCGTTCCTGTCGAAGGCCGCGGCGCAGTGGATGGACGAGACGGTGCGCGAGCAGTTCCAGGCCGCCACCTCGATGTTGCACGGGCACCGGGCGGAGCTGCCGCTGTCGGTGCTGCACACCAGGACGGTCCGGGGCATCGCGCGCTCGGCGGTGAACCTGGTGGGCCCGGAGGCGTCGTTCGCGGCGCCGTTCATCCATCCGGAGTTCTTCGACGCCGCGCTGTCGGTCGGCGTGGCGCGCAAGGACAAGGGCCGCTTCTACCGCGAGGTGCTGTACGCGGCCAATCCGCGCGTGGCCGCCCTGCCCTCGACGAACGTGATCAAGCAGCCGCTCCAGCGGGTGCCGCTGCGCTCCACGGCCGCTCCCGCCCGAAACTATTCGCACCGCATGCTGGAGGTTCTGGTCAGCCGCGTGCCGAACCTGCTGTCGGACGAGTTGCACGAGGTGGTCGCGGGCGGGCCCGACGCTCTGACCAGGTTCAACGGCTGGAACGATCGATTCTGGGTGCGCGGTCTTGTACTGTTCGGACTCTGGCTGAGCGACTTCGAGAATGACCTCTCTGACCTGGCCACACCTTTTTAGTGAACTCTGGGTAACAGGGCGATTACATCCCGATCTCGCGGGTATTACACGTCGCACAGCAGAAGCGGGTTCCGGAAAGCCAACGGGCTGGTAGTGTTCGGCCCGTAAGCGCCGCACAAACGGGCACCAGATCACAAATCCGGTCCCGTTCTAGGGCAGTGGAGTTCGCAGGGATGACGACTCCACGCGGCGCGGTCACCAGATAACAACGCCGGGGCAACCGGTGACTTCGTCCTGCCCACATCTCTTCCTGTGAGCGACATCATGATCAACGCATCCCCATCGCCGGAGCCGATCTCCGAGGCCTTCGTCTCGGAGGACCCAGCCTGGTACAAGCGGGCGGTGTTCTACGAGGTTCTCGTCCGGGGGTTCAAGGACTCCAACGGCGACGGCACCGGCGACCTGCGCGGCCTCATCGAGAAGCTCGGCTATCTCGAGTGGCTCGGCGTGGACTGCCTGTGGCTGCTGCCCCTGTACGAGTCGCCGCTGCGTGACGGCGGATACGACATCTCGGACTACATGAAGATCCTCCCTGACTTCGGGGACCTGGGGGACTTCGTGGCGCTGATCGAGAAGGCCCACGAGAAGGGCCTGCGGATCATCACCGACCTCGTGATGAACCACACCAGTGACCGGCACCCCTGGTTCCAGGCGTCGCGGCACGACCCCGAGGGGCCGTACGGCGACTTCTACGTGTGGTCCGACAATCCCGGCGGCTACCCCGACGCGCCGATCATCTTCATCGGCGCCGAGGAGTCCAACTGGACCTACGACCCGGT
This window encodes:
- a CDS encoding asparagine synthetase B family protein, encoding MQFNVRPYVCGALGRIDTAVLGKLMAAGPKVWPALQSADAALFSSSPLPPYHRAGDAYAFAWGERRPSTAEDEWITVAETYETPGLIGDGRKVTLHTGALGLVDVYYVRLGEAVYFSSLIQPLLSLVPVRIDWSAWASILQVTFPLGEATPYGEVKRLPGASALTFEHGRLATERRLPRWLRTEPYEKWISPREIVELLHHVYEEYDGRRLLVPVSGGYDSRLLASVARARGFDVESWTTSPDDGTDTDIAFARSITRELGIPHRVVTQDAADYPADAMEVARRLEYLTPHHAWYAPFAKEVHGAGRILVDGLAGGPLLKNFMVSGAALEATTQAERSAAVLASLSLGQPTQPFLSKAAAQWMDETVREQFQAATSMLHGHRAELPLSVLHTRTVRGIARSAVNLVGPEASFAAPFIHPEFFDAALSVGVARKDKGRFYREVLYAANPRVAALPSTNVIKQPLQRVPLRSTAAPARNYSHRMLEVLVSRVPNLLSDELHEVVAGGPDALTRFNGWNDRFWVRGLVLFGLWLSDFENDLSDLATPF